The genomic window TCATTATTCTGCCGCAAGCAATCAAAAATATTCTGCCCGCTTTAGGGAATGAGTTCGTTACAGTTATCAAGGAATCCTCTGTCGTTTCTGTCATTGGTGTATCTGAATTGATCTTCCAGGCAGGGAATGTACAGGGCGCAAGCTTTAAGCCATTCCTTCCATATCTGGTCGTGTCATTGATTTACTTTGTACTGACCTTTACGATCTCCCGTCTTTTAGGTGTTGCTGAAAGGAGAATGAGCACAAGTGATTAAAATTGAAAATTTGCATAAATCGTTTGATAAAAATGAAGTATTGAAGGGTATTGATTTAACCGTTAATGCCGGGGAAGTGGTTGTAATTATCGGCCCTTCCGGTAGCGGAAAAAGTACCTTTCTCCGTTGTCTGAATCTGTTGGAACAACCAACAGCAGGAAAAATCGAATTTGAGGGAAAAAATTTGTTAGATAAGAACACCAATATTGACGAGCTTCGTCAGAAGATGGGAATGGTCTTTCAGAGCTTTAACCTTTTCCCACATAAAACAGTGTTGGAAAATCTGACAATCAGCCCTATCAAAGTAAAGAAAGAAGACCCGAAACAAGCAGAAGCAAAAGCACATGATTTGCTTGAACAAGTCGGGCTGGAAGAAAAGAGCAGCAGTTATCCTTCCAGCCTATCCGGCGGACAACAGCAGCGTGTGGCGATCGCTCGGGCGCTTGCGATGAATCCTGATGTGATGCTTTTCGATGAACCGACCTCTGCCTTAGATCCAGAGATGGTTGGGGAGGTATTGTCTGTTATGAAAGCATTAGCTGTCAAAGGCATGACGATGGTCGTCGTTACCCATGAAATGGGCTTTGCCCGTGAAGTAGCGGATCGAGTGATTTTCATGGATGCCGGGATTATTCAAGAAGAAGGAACGCCAGAAGAAATTTTCGGACAACCAAAAAATCCTCGAACGCAGGATTTCTTGAAAAAGGTTTTATAAAAAAATGAACCAGCAGCTGTTCTTTCAGCTTTGAAATCTAAGCGGAAAGAACGGTTTTCGTTTTGTAGCTCTTAGAGAAAATAATCCCTTTGATTATTAAGTGGGATGCTTTACTATATATATAACTCCTATTAAATACATGCAGTTGAATTTTATTCCTCGGCTAGACTCTTGAGTAAAAATCACGTTTCGTGCAACAATGCATTAATAGGTTTTATATAGACAGAGGATTCTTAAAAGAAAAACAGGAATCACACGTTTATTAATGAATGAAGGAGATGTTTCTATACATGGATTTATCTAAAATAGCCAAACGACACCAACAGCCAGCTGAAAATATCTTGATGGATATTGCAACATTAGCGAAGCAAATCCCAGATTTGATCGACCTGTCTATCGGTGATCCAGATTTGATTACAGATGAACGCATTATTGATGCAGCTTTTGCAGATGCGAAAGCTGGTCATACAAAATATACTGCTTCAGGTGGAAGTACAGAATTTCTGGAAGCTGTCATTGAATTCTATAAAAAGGAATATAAAATGACTTTTGAGCCCTCTCAGATTCGTGCAACAGTTGGCGCGCTTCACGGGATGTACCTTGCCTTGCAAGTCATTCTTGATCCAGGTGATGAAGTGATCATCCATGAACCCTACTTCTCTCCTTATAAGGACCAAGTCCTTTTCGCTGGTGGAACGCCTGTCTTCCTGCCTACCTATGAAGAAGATGAGTTTCAGATCAACATCGACTTATTAAAGGAAAAAATCACGAACAAAACAAAAGCCATCATCATCAATTCACCAAACAACCCGACTGGTGCGGTTTTTTCTGCCGAAACCTTTAAAGCAATTGCAGCGTTGGCGATAGCTCATGATTTCTATATTCTTTCAGACGAAGTATATGAAGCCTTCTGCTTCTATGATACATTCACACCAATGGCAACCTTTGCACCAGAGCATACTATCACTTTTGGTAGCTTTTCTAAGGCCTTTGCTATGACTGGTTGGAGAATCGGCTACATGATCGCTCCGGAATATATCAACAATGCGGCCAAGCTGATTAACGAAAGTGTGACTTATTCTGCACCAAGTCCCTCTCAACAAGCAGGAATCTTCGCTCTGGCTCATTCAGATGTCTTGATCCCTGAAGTCGTTTCTGTCTTCAAGGAGCGATTGGAGTATGTAGAGAAGCGTGTCAAAGAGATCCCGTTTCTTTCTCTATTACCGGTAAAAGGCTCAATTTATGCCTTTATCAATGTTGAAAAAACTGGGTTAGATTCCGTTGCCTTTACAGAAAAGCTGCTGAAGGAAACGAAAGTACTTGTTATTCCCGGAAAGGCGTTTGGGGAAACAACAGGGAATCACCATGTACGACTTGCTGCCACACAGGATCTTGAAGAGCTGAAAGAAGCCTTCGACCGTATAGAAAAGCTGAACTTTTAGAAAATAGGAAACCCGACTGGAAGTGAATGGCATCGCCTCACTTCCAGTCGGGTCATTTTCTATTTTAAAAAGATTCCTACTCTTATCCTACTTGCTTTTGCAGCAGCTTTTTCGCATGTGTAAATACAGGGATATCAAAAGCTTTGCTCAAGCTTCCAGCTAGGAAGTACGCAATGTTGAAGTCCACCATACTATGAATGATTCCCCCAACTCCCATCAACAAGAGAATCGAATAGATATACCCATCTGTATAATACGTCTCAGGCAGATTGCCCATCGTATAAAAAGCAGTGATCACGACCAATTCTACAGCTGAATGAATCAACGCAATCACAAAGTTAAATAATTGAAAGCGACCGTTCAGCAAGGAAAACTGTTTCGAACGCAATGCAACCTCAGGATGCTTCTTCAAGTACATCGCCCCAATAACTGCAAATACCAAATGAGACAATGCTCTCAACGCTATAATCGGTGTTGCCGATAAAAAGAACCCAAATCCTGTTCCCAACGAAACCGCTATTGCTGCTTCCGGTGAAATAAACATTGCTATAAATACGGGTACATGACTGGCTAAGGTAAAGGACGCCGGACCAATCGTGATTCTCGGCATAACCATCGGAATGATGATTCCCATAGCAATCAATAGCGCAGAAATTGTCAGTTGTCTAACAGAGTTTTTTCTCATTTTCTTCCTCCCTAATGTGTCTTGACACATCTATGAATCCTATTCTATTCAAAATAAGACGGGGTGTCAAGACACATATTCCGAGAAAGCCTTTCCAATTTCTAAAAGTCACTTTTTTAGGTTCTGACGACTTGTTTTACAAAAAAAGACAGCTTCCGTTGAATAATCGGAAACTGGCTTTTTATTTATTTATTCTTTTGCAATGTATTGCTTAAACGAGCAAATTCTTCCAAGGATAGTGTTTCACCGCGACGTGAAGGATCGATTTCTGCTTCTGCTAAGCTTACTTTCAGCCATTCGACTGTTTGCTCATTTTTACCATAAAAATGTGTTAGGTTATTCCACAGTGTCTTTCTTCTTAACTGAAAAGATGCTTTTGTCAGCTTGAAGAATTCCTTTTCGCTGCTGACTTCTACTGCTGGTTTCTCGCGTTTCTTCAAGATAATGATTGCCGAATCCACATTGGGCTGAGGAACAAATACTGTTTTAGGAACAATAAAAGCAACCGAAGCTTCCATATAATACTGAACAGCAATCGATAACGACCCATACGCCTTCGTTCCGGGAACAGCCGAAATACGGTCTGCTACTTCTTTTTGCATCATCACGATCATCTCAGCGACATCCAAATCAGATTCCAGAAAATGCATCATGATTGGAGTGGTGATATAGTAAGGCAGGTTAGCTACTACCTTGATTGGTAACTCTTGTTTGAAAACTTGTTTTGTTTCTTCAATTAAATTGGCTTTTAGAACATCCTGATGTACAACAGTCACATTAGCATAAGGGCTCATCGTATCCTCTAAGACTGGAATTAAGCGATCGTCAATCTCAAACGCCAGTACCTGTGCAGCATTTCGAGCTAGATGCTCCGTTAATGCCCCAATTCCCGGACCTACTTCGATCACATTTGTCTCTTGATCAATCGTCGCTGTCTCAACAATTTTTCGTAGAATATTTGGTTCTGTCAGGAAATTCTGACCTAAGCTTTTCTTGAACGAAAAGCCATGCTTCTTTAAAATCTCTTTGGTTCTGGATGGTGTTGCTATGTCTTTATATTCGGTCACAGTGATTCCTCCACTTTACTCATCGCTTCTCTTAGTTCGTCTTCCGTTATCCTAAACATTTGCAGTCGCTTGATCAACTGCTTGCTGTTGGTATAACCGATGCGCAACTCATCGCCCAGCTTTTCTCGACGTTCCTTTGAATGCGCTCCTGCTATTAAACCATAGTCTAACAGCACCTGTCTAGGTATCTCCACATAATCATCTGATTCAAGAACAGGGGTGACTACCATCCTTAGCGCCTCCAGAATGGCTTCATCACTCGCGTGCTCTACGCCTAAGCTACTACCTCGTCGCTTGGGTTCTGCCAATCGGCGAGATAAAAAGGCATGCTTAGCATCAGGAACCACTTCCATAATTGTTTTCCGAATCTTTTCTCCGGAATAGTCAGGGTCCGTAAAAATGATGACCCCTCTCATTTCCTGTGCATGCTCGATTTGTGCCAAAATATCTTCATTGATTGCTGAACCGATTGTTTCAATTGTATCTGCATCAATCACTTCTAACAGACGGCGTGTGTCATCTTTCCCCTCAACGACAATAATCTCTTCGATTCTCATTTTTTCTGTCATTTTTCTATCCTAAACAGCTGATGTGCATTTTTGGTGGTCTGCTGCGCCAGCTCTTCCCAAGACATTTCTCTCAATTCCGCAATTTTCTCAACTACATATCTCGTGTAGCCCGGCTCATTTCGTTTGCCTCGATAAGGAACTGGTGCTAAATATGGAGCGTCTGTTTCCACTAGCATCCGGTCGAGCGGCACAATCTGAGCAGCTTCCTGCACCTCCACTGCTTTTTTGAATGAAACCACACCACTGAAGGAAATGTGCATGCCTAAATCTAAAAAGCGTTTCATCCACTCGCTGTCTCCACTATAGCTGTGCATAATACCGCCAATGTCCTGAACCCCTTCTTCTTTAAGAACCTGATAAGTATCCTCAATAGCATCACGCATATGAATACTGATAGGCAGCTTCATCTCTTTGGCAATCGCAATCTGTCGACGGAACACACGATCCTGAACCTCTTTCGGGTCCTCCATCCAGTAGTAATCTAAGCCAATTTCTCCTAACGCGACAACCTTCGGCGTTTGTAGCAGCTCTTGAAGTCTTGTCTCGATTTCCTTGGTATAGCTGCCCGCTTCTGTAGGATGCCAGCCGATGATACTATAGATATCCGGATGGTCTCTGCTTAATTCTAATGACTTATCGATTGTCGGTGTATCAAAGCCCACAACAGCCATTTCTGTCACGCCTAGTTCTTTCGCCCGTTCGATTGTCTCTGGTATGTCTTCATTAAATTGTTCTGCATTTAAATGGGTATGTGAATCAAAAATCATGTGTCTTCCTCCTGCTTGTTATACTCTTTCTCATTTTACCAGAAAAGCGCCTAAAACACTTGGAATCAAGAAAACTTCTTTCTTTTTCTTCATTATTTTCTGGAACAAACCGATTGAGCTATATAGCAGTATCTTCCGTCAGCCTCAAGCCTGATGTTTCACGACATATTTCCTGTTACACTACCTATACATCTTATTATTGTTAGGAGTGAGCCAATGAAACAACCTTTTTCAGCTTCTGACCTTTTCAAATCACTTATACAACAAAAAGTATCGCCACCCCGTAAAGAACAGACACAAACGATCTGGCATTGGAGTTTACTGATACTTTTTTCTCTGCTTACGTACGCTAGTCTTACCCAACAACTATTACTTGTTGTTTTACTGATTGGGATCACAGCTCTGATCAAAGGGCCTCTAATGCTCTTGTGGGGTAGTATCTATTCTGCAGTAATTGCC from Enterococcus sp. 9E7_DIV0242 includes these protein-coding regions:
- the rnmV gene encoding ribonuclease M5; this encodes MTEKMRIEEIIVVEGKDDTRRLLEVIDADTIETIGSAINEDILAQIEHAQEMRGVIIFTDPDYSGEKIRKTIMEVVPDAKHAFLSRRLAEPKRRGSSLGVEHASDEAILEALRMVVTPVLESDDYVEIPRQVLLDYGLIAGAHSKERREKLGDELRIGYTNSKQLIKRLQMFRITEDELREAMSKVEESL
- the rsmA gene encoding 16S rRNA (adenine(1518)-N(6)/adenine(1519)-N(6))-dimethyltransferase RsmA, translated to MTEYKDIATPSRTKEILKKHGFSFKKSLGQNFLTEPNILRKIVETATIDQETNVIEVGPGIGALTEHLARNAAQVLAFEIDDRLIPVLEDTMSPYANVTVVHQDVLKANLIEETKQVFKQELPIKVVANLPYYITTPIMMHFLESDLDVAEMIVMMQKEVADRISAVPGTKAYGSLSIAVQYYMEASVAFIVPKTVFVPQPNVDSAIIILKKREKPAVEVSSEKEFFKLTKASFQLRRKTLWNNLTHFYGKNEQTVEWLKVSLAEAEIDPSRRGETLSLEEFARLSNTLQKNK
- a CDS encoding pyridoxal phosphate-dependent aminotransferase encodes the protein MDLSKIAKRHQQPAENILMDIATLAKQIPDLIDLSIGDPDLITDERIIDAAFADAKAGHTKYTASGGSTEFLEAVIEFYKKEYKMTFEPSQIRATVGALHGMYLALQVILDPGDEVIIHEPYFSPYKDQVLFAGGTPVFLPTYEEDEFQINIDLLKEKITNKTKAIIINSPNNPTGAVFSAETFKAIAALAIAHDFYILSDEVYEAFCFYDTFTPMATFAPEHTITFGSFSKAFAMTGWRIGYMIAPEYINNAAKLINESVTYSAPSPSQQAGIFALAHSDVLIPEVVSVFKERLEYVEKRVKEIPFLSLLPVKGSIYAFINVEKTGLDSVAFTEKLLKETKVLVIPGKAFGETTGNHHVRLAATQDLEELKEAFDRIEKLNF
- a CDS encoding TatD family hydrolase gives rise to the protein MIFDSHTHLNAEQFNEDIPETIERAKELGVTEMAVVGFDTPTIDKSLELSRDHPDIYSIIGWHPTEAGSYTKEIETRLQELLQTPKVVALGEIGLDYYWMEDPKEVQDRVFRRQIAIAKEMKLPISIHMRDAIEDTYQVLKEEGVQDIGGIMHSYSGDSEWMKRFLDLGMHISFSGVVSFKKAVEVQEAAQIVPLDRMLVETDAPYLAPVPYRGKRNEPGYTRYVVEKIAELREMSWEELAQQTTKNAHQLFRIEK
- a CDS encoding amino acid ABC transporter ATP-binding protein gives rise to the protein MIKIENLHKSFDKNEVLKGIDLTVNAGEVVVIIGPSGSGKSTFLRCLNLLEQPTAGKIEFEGKNLLDKNTNIDELRQKMGMVFQSFNLFPHKTVLENLTISPIKVKKEDPKQAEAKAHDLLEQVGLEEKSSSYPSSLSGGQQQRVAIARALAMNPDVMLFDEPTSALDPEMVGEVLSVMKALAVKGMTMVVVTHEMGFAREVADRVIFMDAGIIQEEGTPEEIFGQPKNPRTQDFLKKVL